The genomic region AGTATGGTGGCTGTATCGGAAAATACCAAGACATCTCCGATCGTAGATTCGACCGCGAGCTTTTGCGCCGCTTCTTTCCCGCCTTTGACATTGGAGCGAACCAGTCTAATTCCGGAAGAAGCGAACGACCGAACGATATCGTCGGTCGCGTCGGTAGAACAATCGGACGCGACGATCAATTCGAGCTTCTCTCTCGGATACTCCAACTTGAGAGTATTCTCCAATTTCTCGCGAATCCGTTTCTCTTCATTATAGGCGGTAATGATGACTGCCACGGTCGGCCTAAACTCCGACTTCCTTACTGGTCTGCTTCGAAACAAGCCGACAGTATAGAGGCATAGCGGGTATCCGGCATAGGCGTACCCGATAAACCAGACTGACAACCAGAACAACGCTTCCATATCGTATCGCTCTACACCGTCAGCCGGAACTGCATTGGTCAACTGGGGCTGAACGTGCCCCGGTGTTCCTGGAGCGAGGCTCTGAAACTCCCAAGACCCGCCAGATCTTTACACGATCAGATTCCGTCACAAATTCATGGGTCGGCAAGGTCACCAATCGTTCGACGACCTCTTGAGCCCCTGGACATGTCCGGTCGGTAATCCGACCAGCCAGTTCGGGAATGTCCTGAATCGTCGTTGGGTAGCTTGAACTTACTCCGGCACCGTATTTTTGACTGCGCGCACAGGCCTCATGCTTGGCCACTCTATCCCGCAAGAGAACCGGCAAGCGGAGATAGACGCCATCGGGGTGCGTAATTGGTTGCAGACCATTGAAGCCCTGGTTCAGTCCCATAATCAATTTTCCTGCACAAGCCGCGCGATCCGTGTTTGCTTTGGCCAGCCGCCGGTCCCAGCCCACCAATTGACAGGCTCGCACCTCATCCATACGGCACACCGGGAAATCGGTATAGAATTTGGTTTCTCCTAGACCAAGAAATGGAAGTCCGGACGGTAACCAATACCAGGTCGGGCGAATAAACGCCCTCATGAGAACCAGTTCGGCCCAATTTCGACATGTTTCGCCGAAGGAGGCAGCCGGCAACTTCGAATATTCGGCATGAATCGCGTCGGCTAAGGTGGGCGACTTCGTAACGATGATTCCTCCCGTTCCGCTCGTGAGGTTCTTTCCACGACCAAGGCTGAAAAATGCCACGTCTCCTTCAGTACCGACGAGTCCTTTTTCAGACCCTCCGCCCAGCGCCTGGGCCGCATCTTCGACCACAGCGATATCGCGTGTGCGGCATAGTTGGACGACACGTCGTACGTCAGCCGGAAGGCCAAAGAGGTGAGTCGGCAGAACACAGAGGATATCCTCACTCAGGAGCCGCTCCAGCTCTTCGAAGTCAAAATCCAGCGTGCGCGGGTTCACATCGCATAAAACAACCTCCAGGCCTGCTCTCACAATTGCTGACGGCACGGAAAAACACGTGTAGGCTGGAATGATCACCCGCCGTCGCCTTGAACTCGCCGCCAAGGCCTTCAGAACCACCACCAGAGCGGCTTTCCCGGACGAAACAAGAAACACTCCCCTGGCCTGAAACTTGGCTTCCAATTCTCGGATCAATCGTTCACGGTACTTCCGACCACCAATGAGTCCCGGAAGAGAGCCAATGAGGTTGGAGAGAGAAAGAGGCGCCGAGGTGGGAGCAAGAGTCCGCTGCAGCTTCATGGCAGATATTTGACGATGTGCGGACCAAGCAAGTTGGCGGCAAAGAGTGGGAGACGCTGCCACAGGCTGATCGCGACCTTGAACTTCGGATTGTCAGGACTCAATCGAGGCATCTCCCGGCCCTGGCTCAACCAATAGTACCAGTATAATGGGCGCGGTTGAGCCCCCCACTGCTGTTTGAAACGGTACGTCCCGCTGTCCACGGACGATCGCCCGAAATCGAACTCCGTGAATCCCTCCCGACAGGCATATTCGAGAACGGCATGATACAGCAACATGTTAGGCGCCAGCCGACCGTATCGTTTGTCCGATGCCGCCCATGGAATTTCAAGTACCCGGCGGAATCCATAGACCAGTCCCGCCGCAAGCGGCTGCTGTTGCAATGATACGACGAACAAGCGAGTCTCTTTGGGGAAAGCGTCGACAATCGCTCGGAAGAAACCCTTTGCATATACAGGAGTACCAAGATCCCTCATGCATCGAGAGAAGACGCTGTAATAGTCATTCAAGAGTTCTTCAGCCCCGATACGAACCTCCATCCCCTCCTTCTGCCCTCGCCGGATCTGGCTTCGCAGCTTCGACGGGTAGGCTTTGAACAAGGCTTCCGGATCAGAAGGCAAGGCCAGGCGCATGGACACTTTGTGCTGACCTACCGGCCAATCGGTCTCCAATGGCGCCGTCTGTCTCAATTCAATGTGGCCGGCTCCAAGTTCACGGGCAAGGTCGCCGGCCCGAGCCAATAACTTCTCGGTAGCCATCCGATCTTCTGCGAGAATCCCCCCATAATTGAAAAAAGCCAGAGAAGTCAGAAAGCTCCCAAACAGGGGGCTTTTTGTGAGGACCAGAGGGAGCACGCCGCGAACCATATCCTGGCCGTCCTTGGCCATCAAATAGAAGGTGGGGTGCCCAAACACGCGCGTCACAACCTCCCGCCATGCCAGGGTGTGATAGCCGGAGGCTTCCGGGCGGCTCAGTACAAATGCATCCCATAGGGCGGCGTCGGTGGCAGTATTCAGAGTAATAACGTTCATGGATTTTCGTCCCAACAGAACCGGCGGAGAAAACTCCCGTTCAATTCAACGGATGAGAACGTCCGTTGCGAGAAACAATCACCGAATCGATCGCCATTTCTAGCGACCGAGCCATGACGGCCCACGAATGATGCTCCCGAACCCGAGCTAATCCGTTTGCGCCCAGACGCTGGGCCTCGGTCGGATTTTCGAGTAAATGCACAACCTTGTCGGCAAAGACTTGCGCACTGTCTGCGAGAGCCACTTCACGATTATCGACCAGATCCAAACCTTCGATGCTGAGCGGTGTTGCGACAGTGGCCTTTTTCATTGCCATGGCGATCAAGATCTTGTTCTTGACGCCGGTCCCCAGTCTCAGGGGACAAACCACGAGCGCCGACGATCTTACGAACGGCCGTACGTCCTCGACCTCTCCAGTGACGTGAATGCCTGGTCTCTGTGCCAATCTTCTGACATTTTCCGGCGGACCGTTGCCGACGATCCAAAACTGCGCATGGGGACGCTTCGCCCTGATTAGGGGAAAGATCTCATCCGAAAAATAGAGCGCTGCATCTTGATTAGGCGGATAGCCCATCACTCCGGTGAATACCAACTTGTCCGTTTCTCCCTGACCTATGCCGGGCAGGAAGTAGTCCATGTCAACTCCGTTCGTCACGGTGAGCGTGTTAGAGGAGCCTGACAGCCCCTTGATAACGCCCTCGTCGACGACGGAATTCGTAACCACCAGATCGAAGACATTTCCAACGGTACGCTCAAGTTGCCTGGCCCGCACAAGATGGGCCCACGCAGACAATTTTTTCGAGAGTCCATGCTCCGACCGCAATACACGAAGCCCCATGAGCGTAATGGAATCCGTGAGATCCACGATCGCAGGGATGGCTCGATGCTCTCCGACATACTCCGTCATGAAAATCAGATCGGCATAAATGAGATCGACTTTCGCCTCGATACACAGCGCGTCGATCTTTTCCCGCATCATGCGATAGTAGGATGGCTGTCGATACCGTGTCTCGAAAAAAGCGGCCAGATTCATGCGATGCCATTGCTGCCCCCACCACGTCGGTCGAGGAGGATCGGGAAGGACCTCGACACGCGCGAAGACACGGGCGGCAGTAGGGTCATTGAGAAACATCCTGTATCGATCCCGAGATGAGCAGCGGCAGACCAGCAATAACTCATGATGCTTGGACAGTTCGCGGCAGAGGCTAAACAGCCGGGGAGATCCCGGCATGCTCGAAGTGGCGGGAACATCGGAAGTCAGCACCAATATTTTCATGATTTATGTCTTACTGAACCATTGTACCCGCCGCATCCATCTCGGGCTGCATGACAACACCAACCGTGCGGCTGTCAGTCCGATACGACCTGACTGAAATATTCGATAGTCTTTCGGAGACCATCCTCAAGTTCCACTTCCGGCTCCCATCCCAGCAACTGCTTCGCAAGACGAATGTCCGGGCGTCGCACTTTCGGATCGTCAGCCGGTAACGGTCTATACTCGATCTGGCTTTTAGAACCGGTGAGCTTGAGCACAAGCTCGGCAATGCCCTTGACGGTCAATTCTCGCGGATTGCCAATATTCACGGGGTCGTGGATGGTTTCAGGCAGGGGTTGAGTAGACTTCGTCAGAAATCTTGCCCGATTCGTACGTTCCGCTACCGGCTTGTCTGAGTCGATCAAGAGCAGCGTCGTAATACCCCGGACCAAGTCATCGACGTAACAGAAACTTCTGGTCTGGCTTCCATCACCAAATATGGTCAATGGCTTCCCTTGAAGGGCTTGCACCACGAAGTTCGACACGACTCGCCCATCGTGAGGACGCATCCTCGGTCCATACGTGTTGAAAATTCTGACAATGCGGGTGTCGACTCCGTGATACCGGTGATAGGCCATCGTCATGGCCTCGGCAAACCGCTTCGCCTCGTCATAGACGCCGCGGGGGCTGATGGGATTGACATTCCCCCAATAGGTTTCCGGTTGGGGGTTCACCAACGGATCGCCATAGACTTCCGAGGTGCTGGCCAACAGTAGTCGAGCGTGTTTCGCCTTGGCCAACCCCAATACCTTATGCGTACCCAGCGCACCAACCTTCATCGTCGCGATGGGCATCTCCAGATAATCCTGGGGACTTGCCGGGGACGCAAAGTGCAGGATCGCATCAAGCGCCCCGTCTACATGAATGTAGTCGCACACGTTGTACTTGACGAAGCTGAACCGAGGATGTCCCATCAAATGCGCGATATTCTCGGCTCGTCCAGTGATCAGATTGTCCATCACAATTACGTCATGCCCCTTACCAATCAGCAAGTCACTCAGGTGACTGCCAAGAAATCCAGCGCCTCCGGTGATGAGAATCCGCATACACGTGCCTCCCATTTCTCTAGTCCAGCTCAAACTCTTTTTTCCAATCCGTATCTTCCGCAAGCGGCGTTTGGTCCTGTTTGTACAGGACGCAGTTCTCGAGCACGAGGACATCCATCTCCGTACGCATAAAGCACCGGTATGCATCTTCCGGCGTGCATACGATCGGCTCACCTCGTACATTGAATGAGGTATTGACCAGCACCGCGTACCCCGTGAGGGCTTCAAACGATTTCAACAGATTGTAGTATTGCGGGTTGGTCTCCTGATGAATCGTTTGTACCCTTGCCGAGTAGTCGAGGTGGGTAACCGCGGGAATGTCCGATCTCGGCACATTGAGCAAATCAATGCCCCAGAGATCTTTCTGTGAAGCCGTCATCGGCCGACGCCGCTTTTCCTGAACCGGCGCCACGATCAGCATATACGGACTATCGGAGTGCAGGTCAAAATAATCTGAGACGCGTTCACGCAATACCGACGGCGCAAATGGTCTGAACGATTCACGATACTTGATTTTCAGGTTCATGATCGACTGCATCTTCGTGCTTCTTGCATCACCGAGAATGCTGCGTCCCCCCAACGCCCGGGGGCCGAATTCCATGCGACCCTGCAGCCATCCCACAACCTTCTCCTGGGCAAGATCCTGTGCAACGCGCTCAAAGAGTTCCGAGTTGGATAGCCTGCTATACGGCGCGCCTTTGCTTTTCAGAAATACCTCGATCTCTTCATTCGTATGAGCCGGCCCCAAGTAGGACCCGCGCATGCGGTCCTGCTTTCCGTTCGAGATTCTTGGCTGATTCTCATACTGATGCCAAACGCTCAATGCTGCGCCCAAGGCCCCTCCCGCGTCGCCAGCCGCGGGCTGAATCCACAGGTCCTTGAACGGCCCCTCTCTCAGGATACGGCCGTTTCCCACACAATTAAGCGCCACACCGCCGGCTAGGCACAAGTAGTCGAGACCCGTTTCTCGATGGAGCGAGCGCGAAATCCGCAGCATCACTTCCTCCGTCACCTCCTGAACTGAACGGGCAAGATCCATCTCTCGTTGCGTCAACTTTGACTCCGGCTTTCGTGGCGGCCCTCCAAAAAGGGAGTCGAACTTGTTTCCCGTCATGGTCAAGCCGGTACAATAGTTGAAATATTCCATGTTCATCCGAAAAGTACCGTCCGGCTTAATGTCGATAAGGTGATCATAAATGGCTTTCGCATACTTCGGTTCCCCATATGGCGCGAGCCCCATCACCTTGTACTCCCCGGAGTTCACCTTGAAGCCTGTGTAGTAGGTAAAAGCGGAGTACAACAGCCCGAGCGAGTGAGGAAATGGTATTTCCCACAGCGGCGTCAATTGGTTACCATGCCCCTTCCACGCAGACGTCGTGGCCCACTCCCCGACTCCATCCATGCAGAGTACCACCGCAGAATCATACGGGGAGGCAAAAAATGCTGAAGCTGCATGAGATTCATGGTGTTCGGAGAAGAGCAACTGCGGAAGGTCGCGCTTCTTGAGTCTTTGGTCATGCTTCAGAAATTCCTCGCACAATAGAGTCTTAAGGAGCAATTTCTCTTTCATCCAGACCGGCATCGCGGCCAGGAACGATTGCAAACCGGTAGGCGCAAAGGCCAGATAGGTCTCAAGAAGCCGCTCAAATTTCACCAACGGCTTGTCGTAGAACACCAGGCGGCTCACTTCACCCAAGCGGATTCCACCGGCCTGCAGACAGTAATCGATAGCTCGATGCGGAAAACCGGGGTCGTGTTTCTTCCTCGTGAATCGCTCTTCTTGTGCCGCAGCCACGATATCTCCGTCTCGCACAAGACAAGCGGCGCTATCATGATAGTAAGCCGATATTCCTAGAATAGTGCTCATCTAATTATTCCCTCATTCTTCAAAAGTCAGTCGGTGCTAATCACCCCGTAACTGCTTCAATCTGCGAATTGCACCGCCTCCTAAAAAAGTCATAAATAGTCCCTTCCAGGACAGCCAATAATTAGCTTCTTTCAAGCTCAGCAAATAATGTTGCCGGGCCGCCTTCATTTCTTCCGCCATCTGGTGACAGTATCCGAGCGCAAAAAACTGCATCGCCAGTTTCTTACGGACATTCCTGCGCGTTGACGATGGAAGCGGACGATCCAATTGTTTCTGCATAACTTGTATGGAATGGGGGACCAATTTTGCATCGCCGAGCCCCGTTATCCCATCCGGCCTGACCCGATAACGATGACCGATCATATCGATAAATCCGATGTCATAGGCATAGGCAATTCTCAGCCACAGATCATAATCCTCGGGACCTCTCAACCGTAGGTCAAATGGACCGACATCAGCTAAGACCGCCTTCGGTGCCACGACTCCGGACGTGCCGATATAATTCTCGACAATCAGGGCATCATAGGCCGCCGCAGCTTGAATGACGTATTGTGACTCTCCGACGAGCCGCTTGGGCGCGCTCTTGAAGTATTCGTAGGTGTCCAAAAACGCGCCGGCATGC from Nitrospira japonica harbors:
- a CDS encoding DegT/DnrJ/EryC1/StrS family aminotransferase; its protein translation is MKLQRTLAPTSAPLSLSNLIGSLPGLIGGRKYRERLIRELEAKFQARGVFLVSSGKAALVVVLKALAASSRRRRVIIPAYTCFSVPSAIVRAGLEVVLCDVNPRTLDFDFEELERLLSEDILCVLPTHLFGLPADVRRVVQLCRTRDIAVVEDAAQALGGGSEKGLVGTEGDVAFFSLGRGKNLTSGTGGIIVTKSPTLADAIHAEYSKLPAASFGETCRNWAELVLMRAFIRPTWYWLPSGLPFLGLGETKFYTDFPVCRMDEVRACQLVGWDRRLAKANTDRAACAGKLIMGLNQGFNGLQPITHPDGVYLRLPVLLRDRVAKHEACARSQKYGAGVSSSYPTTIQDIPELAGRITDRTCPGAQEVVERLVTLPTHEFVTESDRVKIWRVLGVSEPRSRNTGARSAPVDQCSSG
- a CDS encoding FemAB family XrtA/PEP-CTERM system-associated protein, encoding MNVITLNTATDAALWDAFVLSRPEASGYHTLAWREVVTRVFGHPTFYLMAKDGQDMVRGVLPLVLTKSPLFGSFLTSLAFFNYGGILAEDRMATEKLLARAGDLARELGAGHIELRQTAPLETDWPVGQHKVSMRLALPSDPEALFKAYPSKLRSQIRRGQKEGMEVRIGAEELLNDYYSVFSRCMRDLGTPVYAKGFFRAIVDAFPKETRLFVVSLQQQPLAAGLVYGFRRVLEIPWAASDKRYGRLAPNMLLYHAVLEYACREGFTEFDFGRSSVDSGTYRFKQQWGAQPRPLYWYYWLSQGREMPRLSPDNPKFKVAISLWQRLPLFAANLLGPHIVKYLP
- a CDS encoding glycosyltransferase is translated as MKILVLTSDVPATSSMPGSPRLFSLCRELSKHHELLLVCRCSSRDRYRMFLNDPTAARVFARVEVLPDPPRPTWWGQQWHRMNLAAFFETRYRQPSYYRMMREKIDALCIEAKVDLIYADLIFMTEYVGEHRAIPAIVDLTDSITLMGLRVLRSEHGLSKKLSAWAHLVRARQLERTVGNVFDLVVTNSVVDEGVIKGLSGSSNTLTVTNGVDMDYFLPGIGQGETDKLVFTGVMGYPPNQDAALYFSDEIFPLIRAKRPHAQFWIVGNGPPENVRRLAQRPGIHVTGEVEDVRPFVRSSALVVCPLRLGTGVKNKILIAMAMKKATVATPLSIEGLDLVDNREVALADSAQVFADKVVHLLENPTEAQRLGANGLARVREHHSWAVMARSLEMAIDSVIVSRNGRSHPLN
- a CDS encoding UDP-glucuronic acid decarboxylase family protein, whose product is MRILITGGAGFLGSHLSDLLIGKGHDVIVMDNLITGRAENIAHLMGHPRFSFVKYNVCDYIHVDGALDAILHFASPASPQDYLEMPIATMKVGALGTHKVLGLAKAKHARLLLASTSEVYGDPLVNPQPETYWGNVNPISPRGVYDEAKRFAEAMTMAYHRYHGVDTRIVRIFNTYGPRMRPHDGRVVSNFVVQALQGKPLTIFGDGSQTRSFCYVDDLVRGITTLLLIDSDKPVAERTNRARFLTKSTQPLPETIHDPVNIGNPRELTVKGIAELVLKLTGSKSQIEYRPLPADDPKVRRPDIRLAKQLLGWEPEVELEDGLRKTIEYFSQVVSD
- a CDS encoding carbamoyltransferase family protein; this encodes MSTILGISAYYHDSAACLVRDGDIVAAAQEERFTRKKHDPGFPHRAIDYCLQAGGIRLGEVSRLVFYDKPLVKFERLLETYLAFAPTGLQSFLAAMPVWMKEKLLLKTLLCEEFLKHDQRLKKRDLPQLLFSEHHESHAASAFFASPYDSAVVLCMDGVGEWATTSAWKGHGNQLTPLWEIPFPHSLGLLYSAFTYYTGFKVNSGEYKVMGLAPYGEPKYAKAIYDHLIDIKPDGTFRMNMEYFNYCTGLTMTGNKFDSLFGGPPRKPESKLTQREMDLARSVQEVTEEVMLRISRSLHRETGLDYLCLAGGVALNCVGNGRILREGPFKDLWIQPAAGDAGGALGAALSVWHQYENQPRISNGKQDRMRGSYLGPAHTNEEIEVFLKSKGAPYSRLSNSELFERVAQDLAQEKVVGWLQGRMEFGPRALGGRSILGDARSTKMQSIMNLKIKYRESFRPFAPSVLRERVSDYFDLHSDSPYMLIVAPVQEKRRRPMTASQKDLWGIDLLNVPRSDIPAVTHLDYSARVQTIHQETNPQYYNLLKSFEALTGYAVLVNTSFNVRGEPIVCTPEDAYRCFMRTEMDVLVLENCVLYKQDQTPLAEDTDWKKEFELD
- a CDS encoding glycosyltransferase family 2 protein → MESVIQQDYPKLEVLVVDDGSTDHTKEVVASVKSDRVRYVYQQNSGGPSGPRNTGVQQARGKYVAFLDSDDIMLPGKIQRAVDLLDREPHLGLVFANFVKFDESTGQHAGAFLDTYEYFKSAPKRLVGESQYVIQAAAAYDALIVENYIGTSGVVAPKAVLADVGPFDLRLRGPEDYDLWLRIAYAYDIGFIDMIGHRYRVRPDGITGLGDAKLVPHSIQVMQKQLDRPLPSSTRRNVRKKLAMQFFALGYCHQMAEEMKAARQHYLLSLKEANYWLSWKGLFMTFLGGGAIRRLKQLRGD